One Rhodothermales bacterium DNA window includes the following coding sequences:
- a CDS encoding VanW family protein — MHRILQDLKATAAHRLKYGRYALQGHRGKYAARQEAPGDAFGHVWCDLEVVIRMRGNGPEVNASRIWNMKLAASYFDGLVVEPGQIVGFWERVPAPRRRNRFREGPAFIRNVVTRDVGGGLCQISTALYKLFLRAGFEVIERHNHSIDAYGAERYFILGQDATLSYGYKDLIARNDTGVPVQLRMAIDDANPVVRVSLHGRQPMPGHVSIETQIVDELPAVAGNTRPGWRVETVRTVERPGDRRVLRYVDVYRPHAG; from the coding sequence ATGCACCGCATCCTTCAAGACCTCAAGGCGACGGCCGCGCACCGCCTCAAGTACGGGCGCTACGCCCTGCAGGGGCATCGAGGGAAATACGCCGCCCGGCAGGAGGCTCCGGGCGATGCGTTCGGGCACGTCTGGTGCGACCTCGAGGTCGTGATACGGATGCGGGGCAACGGACCCGAGGTGAATGCGAGCCGCATCTGGAATATGAAGCTGGCCGCTTCGTACTTCGATGGCCTCGTCGTCGAACCGGGGCAGATCGTTGGGTTCTGGGAACGCGTGCCGGCGCCCCGCCGGCGCAACCGGTTCCGCGAGGGGCCGGCCTTTATCCGCAATGTGGTGACGCGGGATGTCGGGGGCGGGCTCTGCCAGATCTCGACAGCGCTCTACAAGCTTTTTCTCCGGGCCGGGTTTGAGGTGATCGAGCGGCATAACCACAGCATCGACGCCTACGGTGCCGAACGGTATTTTATCCTGGGTCAGGACGCGACCCTGTCTTATGGCTACAAGGACCTGATCGCCCGCAACGACACCGGGGTCCCGGTGCAGCTGCGCATGGCGATCGACGATGCGAATCCGGTCGTGCGCGTCAGCCTGCACGGCCGGCAGCCGATGCCCGGCCACGTCTCCATCGAAACGCAGATCGTCGACGAACTGCCGGCCGTAGCGGGGAATACCAGGCCGGGCTGGCGCGTGGAAACCGTCCGCACCGTCGAGCGCCCCGGCGACCGGCGCGTCCTGCGCTACGTGGACGTCTACCGGCCGCACGCCGGCTGA